In Ostrea edulis chromosome 4, xbOstEdul1.1, whole genome shotgun sequence, a single window of DNA contains:
- the LOC125668044 gene encoding heat shock protein Hsp-16.48/Hsp-16.49-like, protein MMSRFCPRMYRGVQALGSRGFSQRDVPVHRHSARDHHREDIVPWGWNDSVFPSRLFPGFRSRFRDMEKMMRDMENVLEHKYLSFPARGEESSVEISNNKLKIKLNIHQFKPEEINVKIQDNKLTISGKHEKKSEEGHSYFAQEFTQQYTIPEEIDSDGIISTFSDEGVLLIQGKSKEKGTNEPREIPIDRS, encoded by the exons ATGATGTCCAGGTTTTGTCCGAGAATGTACCGAGGGGTACAAGCCCTGGGGAGCAGGGGATTCAGCCAGCGGGATGTTCCCGTTCATCGGCACAGCGCCCGGGACCATCACCGAGAAGACATTGTACCATGGGGTTGGAACGATTCTGTATTTCCATCCAGACTTTTCCCCGGATTCCGTTCTCGGTTCCGAGACATGGAGAAGATGATGAGGGACATGGAGAACGTGCTGGAACACAAGTATTTGTCTTTTCCAGCGAGGGGCGAGGAGTCCTCG GTTGAGATCAGTAACAACAAGCTGAAGATAAAGTTGAATATCCATCAATTTAAACCAGAAGAAATAAACGTGAAAATTCAGGACAATAAACTGACCATCAGCGGAAAGCACGAGAAGAAGTCAGAGGAAGGACATAGTTATTTTGCTCAGGAGTTCACTCAACAATACACCATCCCAGAG GAAATTGATTCGGATGGTATCATCTCAACCTTCTCTGATGAGGGTGTGCTGCTGATTCAAGGAAAATCCAAGGAGAAGGGCACAAACGAGCCACGGGAGATTCCCATTGACAGGAGCTAG